In Aegilops tauschii subsp. strangulata cultivar AL8/78 chromosome 3, Aet v6.0, whole genome shotgun sequence, one genomic interval encodes:
- the LOC109776768 gene encoding SCAR-like protein 2 isoform X1, whose translation MPLVRFEVRNEVGLGDPGLYGGAGAGKRGGVAGAAGEAEPKALLEGIAVAGLVGILRQLGDLAEFAADVFHDLHEQVITTSARGRKVLTRVQNIEAALPSLEKAVKNQKSHIHFAYVPGSDWHTQLQNEQNHLLSSDLPRFMMDSYEECRDPPRLYLLDKFDNAGAGACLKRYSDPSYFKKSWDVMRADKTAHLQKERRSHKIKRKGSRLKEPYHGQAASRHRNGELQRALTAVQLTSSRQCASPSMDGRSFSEHRSTSDARSNPDNISRSSSFSSKARLSFAEQASDTKPSVVPHENGNDKLSNIDMHKLNDASSPILLSGTRADDLGDDSRQGSLSDEMNARSPSVEWHEKTAIVMTTSSVYCDDVVMDRAENAETKHIKPVQREFDHSEMETLEQQGALLQKAKLLLSSGLNHRDEVPSETDNYMDALNTLESETETEVDFQTKKRGKPVHSFNAHAPQIESADNIVSLPDSSPAEFPDTSPNSRMLHTFERTADFPSLSSADASDISQHTLSGYTDIHPNEWSSVTTIPENNENDAAGDPTEISEPAPQAYTATPPNERSPHANEIPESKAEVAPRDSPEISKPGLSTYAVFPPNKESVVNQIPENNVEDASEDGTVESISCLVQEPAISFAPTSEVSPAKILPGDTTANSVISERSPQDYPGENHQEFGGCGMAEVSNSQTMPLNESSENGSATQHLPTHAPTSSVELSSVKLWTNAGLFGLEPSKPPVGICPGSASQSYPETNQSAIRTPDAVYSQTDRPSDSSTYFEHREHRNLNGKQASISELLESEGNAENGAETYSGTDLAGRNNLHVVSASSFSSIAQRFLANTLQRRTSPKYNDLPMSSGRVNTDANGFDEATVNSTLAPKQAVFDASQFEKKADNGMDGLPKSSIFSSRHYSEKSSPPLEHMKISFHPMSAFETSKLNLDFSDGNLHDNVDDMMLPTFQLLPGSSVPQPGSGSESEDDTFGRSYSYSSYDDLSPRLYSNSELWDQEDGIGLEDHELHNDSNQIGSSTTPVSSYMGFEQMNLSGEKSTISLSDIGDHNGLGSLESHPAGELPNFDTLMSTSNHQNGDALIPHNPVNLSPDEDQMPPPPPLPPMQWRTMRQTTSLDEERDSTAKDMLKNASSLPPVHTPVQEQYLPPCAPPFPQGNVKEVNHQKVDVIKEGSNLPNIFEIKSSLLQQIRDKPDLHKLNGHEKPKAVFNDVNSLDERGELLQQIRSKTFNLRRTNGSKTNTSSQSTESTANSSVVAILEKANAIRQAVASDEGGDDDNWSDIN comes from the exons ATGCCGCTGGTCAGGTTCGAGGTGCGGAATGAGGTCGGGCTGGGCGACCCCGGGCTGTACGGCGGCGCGGGGGCCGGGAAGAGAGGCGGCGTTGCCGGCGCCGCCGGGGAGGCCGAGCCCAAGGCGCTGCTCGAGGGCATCGCCGTCGCGGGCCTCGTCGGGATCCTGCGCCAGCTCGGAGATCTCGCGGA ATTTGCGGCAGATGTTTTTCATGACCTACATGAGCAAGTTATAACTACATCGGCTAGGGGGCGTAAGGTACTGACTCGAGTACAGAACATTGAAGCAGCACTTCCGTCTCTTGAAAAAGCTGTGAAGAATCAGAAGAGCCATATACATTTTGCTTATGTACCAG GCTCTGATTGGCACACACAACTTCAAAATGAGCAAAATCATCTCCTATCCAGTGATTTGCCTCGGTTTATGATGGATTCCTATGAAGAATGTCGAGACCCTCCACGACTTTACCTTCTCGACAA ATTTGATAATGCTGGTGCTGGGGCTTGTTTGAAGAGATATTCTGATCCATCATACTTCAAGAAATCATGGGATGTGATGAGAGCAGACAAGACTGCACATCTCCAAAAAGAAAGGAGATCTCATAAAATCAAG AGAAAAGGATCACGCTTAAAAGAACCATATCATGGACAAGCAGCATCCAGGCATAGGAATGGTGAATTGCAGCGAGCACTCACTGCTGTTCAACTTACCAGCAG CAGGCAGTGTGCATCTCCCAGCATGGATGGCCGGAGTTTTTCAGAGCATAGATCTACATCTGATGCAAGATCCAACCCTGACAATATAAGCAGATCTTCTTCATTTAGTTCAAAGGCACGGCTGAGTTTTGCAGAACAAGCTTCAGATACGAAGCCTTCTGTAGTTCCTCATGAGAATGGTAATGACAAGCTGTCAAATATTGATATGCACAAGCTTAATGATGCCTCTTCCCCCATCTTGCTTAGCGGGACCAGGGCAGATGATCTGGGTGATGATTCGAGGCAAGGTTCCCTGTCAGATGAGATGAATGCTAGGTCACCTTCTGTTGAATGGCATGAAAAGACTGCAATTGTCATGACTACAAGTTCTGTCTACTGTGATGATGTTGTCATGGATAGGGCTGAAAATGCAGAAACTAAACATATTAAGCCCGTGCAGCGAGAATTTGATCATAGTGAGATGGAGACCTTGGAGCAGCAGGGGGCCTTACTTCAGAAGGCAAAGTTGTTACTATCATCAGGCTTAAACCACCGTGATGAAGTCCCCAGTGAAACAGATAACTACATGGATGCACTTAACACACTTGAATCCGAGACAGAGACTGAAGTTGACTTTCAAACTAAAAAACGAGGGAAGCCAGTACATTCCTTCAATGCTCATGCACCTCAAATAGAGTCGGCAGATAATATCGTCTCACTTCCTGATTCTTCTCCCGCTGAATTTCCTGATACAAGTCCAAATTCCAGAATGTTACATACTTTTGAAAGAACTGCTGATTTCCCCAGTTTGTCAAGTGCAGATGCTTCGGATATTTCACAGCATACATTGTCAGGTTATACAGATATACATCCTAATGAATGGTCATCTGTTACCACCATCCCTGAGAATAATGAAAATGATGCTGCTGGAGACCCCACTGAAATTTCAGAACCGGCACCGCAAGCATATACAGCTACACCACCCAATGAAAGGTCCCCTCATGCAAATGAGATTCCTGAGAGTAAGGCAGAAGTTGCCCCCAGAGATTCTCCTGAGATTTCAAAACCAGGGCTGTCAACCTATGCAGTTTTTCCTCCCAATAAAGAGTCTGTTGTCAATCAGATCCCTGAGAATAATGTAGAAGATGCGTCAGAAGATGGTACTGTTGAAAGCATTAGTTGTCTTGTACAGGAACCTGCCATTTCCTTTGCTCCAACTAGTGAGGTATCTCCTGCAAAAATCTTACCTGGTGATACCACTGCTAACTCTGTAATTTCAGAAAGGAGTCCTCAGGATTATCCTGGAGAAAATCATCAGGAATTTGGTGGCTGTGGCATGGCTGAAGTGTCTAATTCACAGACAATGCCTTTGAACGAGTCATCAGAGAATGGATCTGCAACCCAACACCTTCCCACACATGCTCCTACTAGTTCTGTAGAATTATCTTCTGTTAAGCTCTGGACAAATGCTGGGCTCTTCGGACTTGAACCATCTAAACCTCCAGTTGGCATATGTCCTGGTTCTGCAAGCCAAAGCTACCCAGAGACTAATCAATCAGCCATAAGAACACCTGATGCAGTTTATAGTCAAACAGACCGGCCCTCAGATTCTTCCACATATTTCGAGCACAGGGAGCACAGAAATTTGAATGGCAAGCAAGCTTCAATAAGTGAGCTTCTAGAATCTGAAGGTAATGCTGAAAATGGTGCTGAAACATACTCTGGCACTGACTTGGCTGGAAGGAATAACTTGCACGTGGTGTCTGCATCAAGCTTCTCGAGCATTGCACAAAGATTCCTTGCCAATACACTTCAGAGAAGAACTTCTCCCAAGTATAATGATCTTCCTATGTCATCTGGGAGAGTGAACACTGATGCAAATGGGTTTGATGAAGCTACTGTAAATTCTACTCTTGCACCAAAGCAAGCAGTATTTGATGCATCTCAGTTTGAGAAGAAAGCAGATAATGGCATGGATGGACTGCCAAAGTCGTCAATCTTCTCTAGTCGCCATTACTCTGAGAAATCATCTCCGCCACTAGAGCATATGAAAATATCCTTTCACCCCATGAGTGCATTTGAAACGTCGAAATTGAACCTAGATTTCTCTGATGGCAACCTTCATGATAATGTTGATGATATGATGTTACCAACATTTCAGTTACTTCCAGGGTCTTCTGTCCCACAGCCTGGTAGTGGTTCTGAATCAGAAGATGACACCTTTGGTAGATCTTACAGTTATTCTTCATATGATGATCTAAGCCCACGTTTATATTCAAACTCTGAGTTGTGGGATCAAGAAGATGGAATTGGATTGGAGGATCATGAGCTGCATAATGATTCAAATCAGATAGGATCCTCCACAACACCTGTCTCTAGCTATATGGGATTCGAGCAGATGAACTTATCTGGTGAGAAGTCCACTATTTCACTTTCAGATATTGGAGATCATAATGGACTCGGCTCGTTAGAATCCCATCCTGCTGGAGAACTTCCGAACTTTGACACTTTGATGTCAACAAGTAATCATCAAAATGGAGATGCGCTCATTCCACATAATCCAGTCAATTTATCACCAGATGAAGATCagatgccgccgccgcctcctcttcccCCAATGCAGTGGAGGACAATGAGACAAACAACTTCCCTAGATGAAGAAAGAGACTCTACAGCTAAAGACATGCTTAAGAATGCCTCAAGTCTACCACCTGTACACACTCCTGTGCAGGAACAATATCTTCCGCCGTGTGCACCACCATTTCCACAAGGAAATGTTAAGGAAGTG AACCATCAGaaagttgatgtgatcaaagAAGGGAGTAATCTTCCTAATATATTTGAGATCAAATCAAGCTTGCTTCAGCAAATCAGGGATAAG CCAGAT
- the LOC109776768 gene encoding SCAR-like protein 2 isoform X2 codes for MPLVRFEVRNEVGLGDPGLYGGAGAGKRGGVAGAAGEAEPKALLEGIAVAGLVGILRQLGDLAEFAADVFHDLHEQVITTSARGRKVLTRVQNIEAALPSLEKAVKNQKSHIHFAYVPGSDWHTQLQNEQNHLLSSDLPRFMMDSYEECRDPPRLYLLDKFDNAGAGACLKRYSDPSYFKKSWDVMRADKTAHLQKERRSHKIKRKGSRLKEPYHGQAASRHRNGELQRALTAVQLTSRQCASPSMDGRSFSEHRSTSDARSNPDNISRSSSFSSKARLSFAEQASDTKPSVVPHENGNDKLSNIDMHKLNDASSPILLSGTRADDLGDDSRQGSLSDEMNARSPSVEWHEKTAIVMTTSSVYCDDVVMDRAENAETKHIKPVQREFDHSEMETLEQQGALLQKAKLLLSSGLNHRDEVPSETDNYMDALNTLESETETEVDFQTKKRGKPVHSFNAHAPQIESADNIVSLPDSSPAEFPDTSPNSRMLHTFERTADFPSLSSADASDISQHTLSGYTDIHPNEWSSVTTIPENNENDAAGDPTEISEPAPQAYTATPPNERSPHANEIPESKAEVAPRDSPEISKPGLSTYAVFPPNKESVVNQIPENNVEDASEDGTVESISCLVQEPAISFAPTSEVSPAKILPGDTTANSVISERSPQDYPGENHQEFGGCGMAEVSNSQTMPLNESSENGSATQHLPTHAPTSSVELSSVKLWTNAGLFGLEPSKPPVGICPGSASQSYPETNQSAIRTPDAVYSQTDRPSDSSTYFEHREHRNLNGKQASISELLESEGNAENGAETYSGTDLAGRNNLHVVSASSFSSIAQRFLANTLQRRTSPKYNDLPMSSGRVNTDANGFDEATVNSTLAPKQAVFDASQFEKKADNGMDGLPKSSIFSSRHYSEKSSPPLEHMKISFHPMSAFETSKLNLDFSDGNLHDNVDDMMLPTFQLLPGSSVPQPGSGSESEDDTFGRSYSYSSYDDLSPRLYSNSELWDQEDGIGLEDHELHNDSNQIGSSTTPVSSYMGFEQMNLSGEKSTISLSDIGDHNGLGSLESHPAGELPNFDTLMSTSNHQNGDALIPHNPVNLSPDEDQMPPPPPLPPMQWRTMRQTTSLDEERDSTAKDMLKNASSLPPVHTPVQEQYLPPCAPPFPQGNVKEVNHQKVDVIKEGSNLPNIFEIKSSLLQQIRDKPDLHKLNGHEKPKAVFNDVNSLDERGELLQQIRSKTFNLRRTNGSKTNTSSQSTESTANSSVVAILEKANAIRQAVASDEGGDDDNWSDIN; via the exons ATGCCGCTGGTCAGGTTCGAGGTGCGGAATGAGGTCGGGCTGGGCGACCCCGGGCTGTACGGCGGCGCGGGGGCCGGGAAGAGAGGCGGCGTTGCCGGCGCCGCCGGGGAGGCCGAGCCCAAGGCGCTGCTCGAGGGCATCGCCGTCGCGGGCCTCGTCGGGATCCTGCGCCAGCTCGGAGATCTCGCGGA ATTTGCGGCAGATGTTTTTCATGACCTACATGAGCAAGTTATAACTACATCGGCTAGGGGGCGTAAGGTACTGACTCGAGTACAGAACATTGAAGCAGCACTTCCGTCTCTTGAAAAAGCTGTGAAGAATCAGAAGAGCCATATACATTTTGCTTATGTACCAG GCTCTGATTGGCACACACAACTTCAAAATGAGCAAAATCATCTCCTATCCAGTGATTTGCCTCGGTTTATGATGGATTCCTATGAAGAATGTCGAGACCCTCCACGACTTTACCTTCTCGACAA ATTTGATAATGCTGGTGCTGGGGCTTGTTTGAAGAGATATTCTGATCCATCATACTTCAAGAAATCATGGGATGTGATGAGAGCAGACAAGACTGCACATCTCCAAAAAGAAAGGAGATCTCATAAAATCAAG AGAAAAGGATCACGCTTAAAAGAACCATATCATGGACAAGCAGCATCCAGGCATAGGAATGGTGAATTGCAGCGAGCACTCACTGCTGTTCAACTTACCAGCAG GCAGTGTGCATCTCCCAGCATGGATGGCCGGAGTTTTTCAGAGCATAGATCTACATCTGATGCAAGATCCAACCCTGACAATATAAGCAGATCTTCTTCATTTAGTTCAAAGGCACGGCTGAGTTTTGCAGAACAAGCTTCAGATACGAAGCCTTCTGTAGTTCCTCATGAGAATGGTAATGACAAGCTGTCAAATATTGATATGCACAAGCTTAATGATGCCTCTTCCCCCATCTTGCTTAGCGGGACCAGGGCAGATGATCTGGGTGATGATTCGAGGCAAGGTTCCCTGTCAGATGAGATGAATGCTAGGTCACCTTCTGTTGAATGGCATGAAAAGACTGCAATTGTCATGACTACAAGTTCTGTCTACTGTGATGATGTTGTCATGGATAGGGCTGAAAATGCAGAAACTAAACATATTAAGCCCGTGCAGCGAGAATTTGATCATAGTGAGATGGAGACCTTGGAGCAGCAGGGGGCCTTACTTCAGAAGGCAAAGTTGTTACTATCATCAGGCTTAAACCACCGTGATGAAGTCCCCAGTGAAACAGATAACTACATGGATGCACTTAACACACTTGAATCCGAGACAGAGACTGAAGTTGACTTTCAAACTAAAAAACGAGGGAAGCCAGTACATTCCTTCAATGCTCATGCACCTCAAATAGAGTCGGCAGATAATATCGTCTCACTTCCTGATTCTTCTCCCGCTGAATTTCCTGATACAAGTCCAAATTCCAGAATGTTACATACTTTTGAAAGAACTGCTGATTTCCCCAGTTTGTCAAGTGCAGATGCTTCGGATATTTCACAGCATACATTGTCAGGTTATACAGATATACATCCTAATGAATGGTCATCTGTTACCACCATCCCTGAGAATAATGAAAATGATGCTGCTGGAGACCCCACTGAAATTTCAGAACCGGCACCGCAAGCATATACAGCTACACCACCCAATGAAAGGTCCCCTCATGCAAATGAGATTCCTGAGAGTAAGGCAGAAGTTGCCCCCAGAGATTCTCCTGAGATTTCAAAACCAGGGCTGTCAACCTATGCAGTTTTTCCTCCCAATAAAGAGTCTGTTGTCAATCAGATCCCTGAGAATAATGTAGAAGATGCGTCAGAAGATGGTACTGTTGAAAGCATTAGTTGTCTTGTACAGGAACCTGCCATTTCCTTTGCTCCAACTAGTGAGGTATCTCCTGCAAAAATCTTACCTGGTGATACCACTGCTAACTCTGTAATTTCAGAAAGGAGTCCTCAGGATTATCCTGGAGAAAATCATCAGGAATTTGGTGGCTGTGGCATGGCTGAAGTGTCTAATTCACAGACAATGCCTTTGAACGAGTCATCAGAGAATGGATCTGCAACCCAACACCTTCCCACACATGCTCCTACTAGTTCTGTAGAATTATCTTCTGTTAAGCTCTGGACAAATGCTGGGCTCTTCGGACTTGAACCATCTAAACCTCCAGTTGGCATATGTCCTGGTTCTGCAAGCCAAAGCTACCCAGAGACTAATCAATCAGCCATAAGAACACCTGATGCAGTTTATAGTCAAACAGACCGGCCCTCAGATTCTTCCACATATTTCGAGCACAGGGAGCACAGAAATTTGAATGGCAAGCAAGCTTCAATAAGTGAGCTTCTAGAATCTGAAGGTAATGCTGAAAATGGTGCTGAAACATACTCTGGCACTGACTTGGCTGGAAGGAATAACTTGCACGTGGTGTCTGCATCAAGCTTCTCGAGCATTGCACAAAGATTCCTTGCCAATACACTTCAGAGAAGAACTTCTCCCAAGTATAATGATCTTCCTATGTCATCTGGGAGAGTGAACACTGATGCAAATGGGTTTGATGAAGCTACTGTAAATTCTACTCTTGCACCAAAGCAAGCAGTATTTGATGCATCTCAGTTTGAGAAGAAAGCAGATAATGGCATGGATGGACTGCCAAAGTCGTCAATCTTCTCTAGTCGCCATTACTCTGAGAAATCATCTCCGCCACTAGAGCATATGAAAATATCCTTTCACCCCATGAGTGCATTTGAAACGTCGAAATTGAACCTAGATTTCTCTGATGGCAACCTTCATGATAATGTTGATGATATGATGTTACCAACATTTCAGTTACTTCCAGGGTCTTCTGTCCCACAGCCTGGTAGTGGTTCTGAATCAGAAGATGACACCTTTGGTAGATCTTACAGTTATTCTTCATATGATGATCTAAGCCCACGTTTATATTCAAACTCTGAGTTGTGGGATCAAGAAGATGGAATTGGATTGGAGGATCATGAGCTGCATAATGATTCAAATCAGATAGGATCCTCCACAACACCTGTCTCTAGCTATATGGGATTCGAGCAGATGAACTTATCTGGTGAGAAGTCCACTATTTCACTTTCAGATATTGGAGATCATAATGGACTCGGCTCGTTAGAATCCCATCCTGCTGGAGAACTTCCGAACTTTGACACTTTGATGTCAACAAGTAATCATCAAAATGGAGATGCGCTCATTCCACATAATCCAGTCAATTTATCACCAGATGAAGATCagatgccgccgccgcctcctcttcccCCAATGCAGTGGAGGACAATGAGACAAACAACTTCCCTAGATGAAGAAAGAGACTCTACAGCTAAAGACATGCTTAAGAATGCCTCAAGTCTACCACCTGTACACACTCCTGTGCAGGAACAATATCTTCCGCCGTGTGCACCACCATTTCCACAAGGAAATGTTAAGGAAGTG AACCATCAGaaagttgatgtgatcaaagAAGGGAGTAATCTTCCTAATATATTTGAGATCAAATCAAGCTTGCTTCAGCAAATCAGGGATAAG CCAGAT